tattaaagtAGAGTTCATGTCATTCAAATTTTATAAACTAGCCTGTGTTGGCTGAAAACTGTAACGAATATCTTTATATCTTACCAAATTGTCCcatgattaaaattatttttgttgtagaGTCAAAACAGAGCATAACAATGAAACTAACTGGAAGTGTACATACATACGAAGGCTTAGTTCAGTTAAGTTACGTAGACGATTCTGGATTTGGAACAATTTGCGGCAAAGATTTCGACATTGTAACTGCTCACATAATCTGTAATGAACTCGGCTTCTACCAAGGAGCTTATTCATTTTCTTTGGGAGACACTGGTATGGACAGCattataatgattaataaaataagatgTCAGGGAAGTGAATCTAGGCTCATTGACTGCATGTACGAGTTTGTCGACGATTGTATGCACGAACATGATGTTAGTGTCGTTTGCGTTCCAGTTACTTTGGGTAAAGTATTGAATTTAATATGTTTACTAATTAGGCATTTGTTCCTCTATTTGTATCCGTTTCGTTTTTATAAACCTCCTGTTATTGGCAAATTTCTTTTTTCTGTTTGTTGAGtttcgaaataaaataaattaaaatgttggtTAAAtaagcattaattaattttgatgaACTCATTTTTGTTGGTCGATATATGTATTATAGGTCTACTGTACCGGAAAACACCTTCATGGTACAAATCTATGCGATTATTATGGTTGGTGAACATCCGTGCAAAATAGAATACGATTTAGAGAAACATATAAGAATAGTAGGTAGTAACCTCGAGCAAATAGGATCGGGAGACCAATAAAAATGAGCCTATGCGGCAGAAGGCGCGATCAAAACCATACAAAGTACGGTATATAGTAgggttaggcctactatttgaACGGTAGATCTGCAGATGGCTATAATTATTACttttctcttttgtcatagAGTCAAAACAAAGCATACAACTTAAACTAACTGGAGGTGTAAATGTTTTCGAAGGTTTAGTCCAATTAAGCTACGTAGACAATTCTGGATTTGGAACAGTCTGCGGCAACGACTTCGACATTGGAACTGCTCATGTTATATGTAATGAAGTCGGCTTCTACCAAGGAGCGTATTTATTTTCTTTGGGAGACACTGGTATAGACAGCATTATAATGCTTAACAAGATAAGATGCTACGGGAATGAATCTAGGCTCATTGACTGCATGTACGAGTTTGTTGACAATTGTACGCATGGACATGATGTTAGTGTCGTTTGCGTTCCAATTACTTTGGGTAAAGTATTGCTTTTACACAATACAGTAGTTATTTGGTGACCATATGTTATAATGAATTAATTTGTGTTGCCTAAAATACACATCGTAGTGAATACCTTTTACAATATAAGGGCACAATTATATGTAATTGTTAATAAAGTAGACTAAGATTGAAATGGAGAAAAATCTCTAAAATTCTTAGTATAAAGGTTCATGTAGATCTCTGaaaagtattaaaataatttttttgggaTGATGCAAAAGAAACAATTAATTGAATACTTTGccaataaaaattataaattaacaaaataatattagcAGGTGATAATTTCACTTGTCAATTATCCGTGTTCcaaagttatttaatattttatctaattcattaatttattaattaggtTTTATACACTTGCTTGTTTGTATCAATAACctattttcaaatatttatgCCTAATTAATACCTGTATCAATTCGGAAAGaaatacatacaaaaacatTGTGTTGCTCAATTCCTTTCAAACAGAATTACTTTCTATCATTTATACTGCGGATGTTGCAAAACCTAAGGTGACCAATGTACACAATATCTTTCTGAGTTTGCACCGAAAAGTTTTTTTAGGATAGGATTCCAATGCAAAATATCTGTCTAATGGTAtactattaattttgttttttgtcataGAGTCAAAGCAAAGCATGACACTTAAACTAACTGGAGGTGTAAATGTTTACGAAGGCTTAGTCCAATTAAGCTACGTAGACAATTCTGGATTTGGAACAGTCTGCGGCAACGACTTCGACATTGGAACTGCTCACGTAATCTGCAATGAACTCGGCTTTTACCAAGGAGCGTATTTATTTTCCTTGGGAGACACTGGTATGGACAGCATTATAATGGTCAATAAAATAAGATGCCAGGGAAATGAATCTAGGCTCATTGACTGCATGTACGAGTTTGTTGACAATTGTACCCACGAACATGATGTTAGTGTCGTCTGCGTTCCAATTACTTTAGGTAAAGTATTGAATTCAATGATTTGATACTGAAAATTCTGGTAGATAAAAATATTAGAAAGTTTAAACAAGCTTTCAGCACTAGATGATTTCTTTTGATGTgttaaatgttgaaaattggttaaaaatataattatttaggcTTAACTTTCAGTTATAACAAACATGAACAATTTTTAGAAATATGCTTATAGAATACGTTTGaagtatttaatttctttttctttgtttttgttttagaaACGGATCGAGATATTGCAGTTAAATTCACTGATGGATGGAGAAGTTATGAAGGCTTAGTTCGTCTTAGCTATTTTGATGGTTCAGGATTTGGTACTATATGCGGTCATGAATTCAGCATTACTGTAGCCAATGTGATCTGTCGAGAGATTGGTTTCTACAAAGGAGCATATTCATTTTCATTAGGCAATGTTACTGAGGAAGAAAGTATTATCATGCTAAACGAAATACAATGCACTGGGAATGAAAGTAAACTCATTGACTGTAATTTTATTTACGTGGATGAGTGCACACATGCCGATGATGTCAGTGTCGTCTGTATACCGATTGTTAAGggtaatttattaattattatattgaagaGTAACAATCACAACCGTGTAAGGATCAATTGATATTGGTCATTAAAATATCGAGATCTTCAATAAGATCCGAAATAATTATAACGTGATACCTGCATTCTTGCAGTTTCTGATCACGTCCTCTAGTTTTACAACAATCAGAATAGttaatatttaaagttaatttttaaattaaagtatttattatttcttacaGAGTCGTTCGTTACATTTCTGTTTGGGAAATTTGGCTTTTACGAGGGAATAGTCTCCATTTATGATGGCAAAAACTTCAACCAAATGTGCTTGGATACTTGGGGTCGTTTAGAATCTGAAGTAATCTGCAGAGAACTAGGCCACAAAGCTGTACTATATTACGATAAAAACAAGCCGGACCTGCCTGAGCCATATAAAAACCCAATCTTCAACTTCAATTGCAATGGTTCAGAGTCGTCTCTCATTGATTGTGTGACAGCACGTGATGAATCAGGTGGTACATGCAGACGAAATGACTATGTGGTGCGTGTGGAGTGTATACGTATATTACCGGATTTCTTCAACACCAGTGCTAACACGAGTGAACTGCTGTATAATGTAGATTACTTACTTATAGATTCCGAGGAAGCGCAAAACCTGTCATCGGCAAGCTTCGGATATTTTGGTAGTAAACTGTTTATTATAGTACACATTATTTAATCATTCTCTCATTGCtgcatttttttgtaatgttgcTCTTGTGGACGGCAATGGTGCTACTTGTTGCTACCTATGCTACTTCTGTTTCCGACGATAGCGACCTAATCACTATGCGCGACGCGACTACGTAACTTGTAGGGCTATCAATCATAATGCGCATGCTCATAATTCTATTGAAAGTACTACTCGTTATTGTACAAATTGTACAACAATGAGACTTATCCCATTTTTTAATATTCGTAGTtcgttttaaatatttcatgtTAAGTTGTATGAATGACtagcatatttatattttagtatacattttttattcctTTCTAGTCATTGATTCACCGACCTCAAATGTCACCAATTCACTGGAACTGGTCAATTCAGAGCCGTTTATGTATACCTTCTATCCTGAACAAAATCAATTTTCAAGTACGTATTAGTCTAATGTAGTTGTAGTTGTATTTGATAGTTTGTGTCATCTAACATTGAACGGTCCAacgaaattaatattttaatacgaCAGTTAAAACCCCACGAGGTAACACCTTCCATTCGGGACTCAACAAAGAATCCCTTTAAGTGTGTCGCAGGGGTTGGATTTAGGGTTAAACCATATTACCCTTTGTTTATTTCACGCGGAAAAGTGTCCTCTGaaaatagggatgtcccaaaaGAGAGTTCCAATGTAGTAGAAAATCATGGTTGACTGATAGATCATTGACTTTTCAACAAGTCATGTCAAcattattcttttttaaattacgTAGTACGTATTGTCACAATAACATTGATTAACATCGGAGACTTGCCCTTGCTGTCATCGATAACCAATACAATcgaatttattgatttatattattataatagattATGAATTGGTTACGTCGTCTTATCTGATGTCAAATAgtcttacaaaaataaataaaaccggTAAAGTTCCATTTTTGGAAGAAAggtaaacaataaaatacatcaatcaatcaatcaaagtaacatttatttctcttataatttcataataaataaaaaataacagtaaataggattaaaataagaggggcaaaatttaaaaaaagcgAAGCTTGTATAGGCAGCccataaaaagacaaaaagaaAACAGGACAACATGGAAACCGGAAACATACATAAAATAACAACTTAAGCAACTAACATACTACTATACTTATTCTTGACTAGGATTGCTAAGTCAAGTTATATAAGcaaagtaattattattttgaatatcatAACAATTgtgtattttcttgttttgtcAGCTCGAATACACATATCTACGCATATGGAGGCATCTTTGGTTTAAACGTATACTCGCCACTTGGAGAGATGTTGTCTGCAAAAGCACGTTTCACATATCCCAGAAATTTAGTAAGTAGTATGCATTCGAGTTATGAAAGAGAAAAATATGTATGCAGAATTATAGTaactttaacattttttttaaatttacgttaCAGACACTTCCGTTTACCGTTGATGTTCCTAAGGGTTCAACGTTTGAACCTATATGCACGTATTTTGATCCAATTACGCAGTAAGTAACTCCTATTCTAGTTGTTTTAAAAGTTACTTATTCATTgtatatgttgtataataattaattagttaatttagttttttgttttttatttgtaaatacaTCGTATAACTATGATCAATAAGTAATGATTCAgtcttttaaaaatgtaaaaatggtTGATATTGGGTACAGGGCACACCTTTTAATTAAGGAACAAACAGACACaattttttataatacataatGTCTTATTAAAGATTAACTTATACATGAATTTACTTTTCAGACTATCATTAATGGGCTACATAGTTTCATCAATCAATTTAACCCCTGTGTTTCagtatattgttttaaaagtatgCATTATTCAAGCTAATCTCAACGAATTCctttgatatttattattttcctgTTAGAATTTGGTCTTCGGAAGGTTTAATAACTGAAGAAGTAAATGGAACAATTAGATGTGAAAGTGAGCACCTGACAAGCTTCTCAATAATGATGAAAGTTACAACACATCCCCAGGTAGGCATTTTTACCCTCAAGCGTGGCTCCCACTAGAGGTGCAACGTAACGACGTAGATTtaatgcaagcgagttgaccaatgattttattttattttcaatattgatGAACATTACAATGCATCCCTTTATTCAATACAACATAGCAAAATATACCTAATATTAAATTTGTAacaatcattttaatttcaaaataatacttttttgAAGAGCTTTTGACGATAAATGATTGATTACATTTTCCCCAAATCGCATGgaattaaaactttaaaaataatcgCATCTAATTTAATGTGCTGTATTTGTAGAAA
This genomic stretch from Antedon mediterranea chromosome 11, ecAntMedi1.1, whole genome shotgun sequence harbors:
- the LOC140063036 gene encoding neurotrypsin-like — its product is MLNKIRCYGSESRLIDCMYEFVEDCTHEYDVSVVCVPITIESKQSITMKLTGSVHTYEGLVQLSYVDDSGFGTICGKDFDIVTAHIICNELGFYQGAYSFSLGDTGMDSIIMINKIRCQGSESRLIDCMYEFVDDCMHEHDVSVVCVPVTLESKQSIQLKLTGGVNVFEGLVQLSYVDNSGFGTVCGNDFDIGTAHVICNEVGFYQGAYLFSLGDTGIDSIIMLNKIRCYGNESRLIDCMYEFVDNCTHGHDVSVVCVPITLESKQSMTLKLTGGVNVYEGLVQLSYVDNSGFGTVCGNDFDIGTAHVICNELGFYQGAYLFSLGDTGMDSIIMVNKIRCQGNESRLIDCMYEFVDNCTHEHDVSVVCVPITLETDRDIAVKFTDGWRSYEGLVRLSYFDGSGFGTICGHEFSITVANVICREIGFYKGAYSFSLGNVTEEESIIMLNEIQCTGNESKLIDCNFIYVDECTHADDVSVVCIPIVKGNLLIIILKSNNHNRVRIN